Part of the Janibacter alkaliphilus genome is shown below.
AGCTCGGGGATGCTGTCCAGGTAACCACGGCAGTTGCGGGCGGTCTCGGCGACGCTGTCCCCGCCGAACTTCTCCACGCAGGCCTCGGCGAGCACGAGCGCGACCATCGCCTCGGCGACCACCCCGGCGGCCGGGACCGCGCAGACGTCGGAGCGCTGGTGGATGGCCGTGGCCGCGTCCGGCGAGGTGATGTCGACGGTGTCCAGGGCGCGCGGGACCGTGCTGATCGGCTTCATCGCCGCGCGGACCCGCAGCGGGTCACCGGTGCTCATGCCCCCTTCGGTCCCGCCGGCCCGGCCGGAGCGTCGCCGGATGACGCCGTCCGCGCCCCGGTCCATCTCGTCGTGGGCCGCCGAGCCGCGGCGGCGGGCGGTGGCGAAGCCGTCGCCGACCTCGACCCCCTTGATCGCCTGCACCCCCATGAGCGCGCCGGCCAGCCGGGCGTCCAGCCGCCGGTCCCAGTGCACGTGGCTGCCCAGCCCCGGCGGCAGCCCGTAGGCGAGCACCTCGACGACCCCGCCGAGGGTGTCGCCGGCCTTCTTGGCCGCGTCGATCTGCTCGACCATGGCGTCGCTGCCGGCGCGGTCGAGGGTGCGGACCGGGTTGGCGTCGAGGGCCTCGACGTCGCCCGGGCCCGGGAGCACCGCATCGTCGGCCACCTCCCCCTCGCCGATCGCCACGGTGTGCGAGAGCACGCTGATCCCGTAGGCCTGGTGCAGCAGGCGAGCGGCGATCTCGCCGAGCGCCACCCGGGCGGCGGTCTCGCGGGCGCTGGCCCGCTCCAGCACCGGGCGGGCCTCGTCGAAGCCGTACTTCTGCATCCCGACGAGGTCGGCGTGGCCGGGCCGGGGGCGGGTCAGCGGCCGGTTGCGGGCCAGCTCCTTCTCCGCGCCGACGTCGTCGCTGGCGGCCATGGCGGCGTCGCTGACCGGGTCGGCGCTCATCACCGTCTGCCACTTGGGCCACTCGGTGTTGTCGATCATCACCGCCACCGGCGAGCCGAGGGTGATCCCGTGACGGACCCCGCCGAGGAAGGTGACCTGGTCCTGCTCGAACTTCATCCGGGCGCCGCGGCCGTAGCCGAGCCGGCGACGGGCCAGTGCGCCCGCGACGTCCGAGGTGGAGACCTCGACCCCTGCGGGCAGGCCCTCGAGGGTGGCGACCAGGGCCTGGCCGTGCGACTCTCCGGCGGTCAACCAACGCAGCATGGGGGCATCCTCGCACCCCGGCAGCACCCCGCCGACATCCGGCTCAGGAGGCGGTCGCTCCCCGCGCACGCCGGCCCGGGCCGCCAGAGCCGCGACCGAGCGGAGGCGCAGCCGCCCTCAGATCGCCCTCAGAGCGCCGGCAGCGCGGCCGCCATCGCGGCGACCACGTCCGGCCCGACGCTGCGACCGGTCATCAGCTGGACCTGACGGACCGCCTGGTGCAGCAGCATGGCGGTCCCGGGGACCACCGTCGCGCCGGCCCGCAGCGCGGCCGAGGCGAAGGGCGTGGGCCAGCCGGCATAGACGACGTCCAGCACGGTCACCTCGGACAGCGGCTGGTCCGCCGCGTCCACCGGCGCGTCCGGCCCGGGCAGCGGCGCCGCCGCCGCCAGGTTGCCGCCGCCGGCAGGAAGGGTGCTGATCACCACCGAGCCGGACGGGAAGGGGCGGTGCGGCCACCCCGGCAGATGCTCGACGGTCAGGTGCAGCCCGAGGCCGGTCATCTCGTCGGCCAGGGCGGCGCCCTTCTCCTCGTCCCGGGCGGCGACGACCACCTCGCCACGGACCCCGAGCTGCGCCAGCGCGACGAGCGCGGACCGGGCGGTGGCCCCGGCACCGATCACGGTCGCCGTGCTCGGTTCGCCGACCCCGGCGGCGTGCAGGGCCGCGACGATGCCGTGCACGTCGGTGTTGTCGCCGACCCAGCCGGCTGGCGTCGGCACGAGGGTGTTGATCGCCCGGCACCGCCGGGCGGTCTCGCTGACCTCGTCGGCGACCTCGAAGGCCGCCTCCTTCAGCGGCATGGTCAGGCTCAGCCCGCGCCAGCTGTCGTCCAGATCCTCGACGAAGGGGGCCAGCCCGACCGCGTCGACCTCGTGCCGCCCGTACTCCCAGCCGTCGAGGCCGAGCGCGTCGTAGGCGGCCCGGTGCAGCGCCGGGGAGAGCGAGTGCGCGACCGGAGAGCCGAGCACCGCTGCGCGCTGGGTGCCCGGCTGCCGGTCGCTCCGGTCGTCGCTCAGCAGTTGCCGTCCTCGTCCCGGTTGGCGTCGCACCACTCGGTGAACTCCTGGACGTTCTGGTCGTGCTCGGCCTGGGTAGTGGCGAACTTCGTCTCCCCGGTGTCCGGGTTGACGGTGACGAAGAAGAGCCAGTCGCCCTCGGCCGGCGAGGCCGCGGCCTCGATGGCGGCGGCACCGGGGTTGTTGATCGGCCCGGGCGGCAGCCCGGTGTGCTGGTAGGTGTTGTACGGGTCGTCCGAGGCGCGCATCTCGTCCGTGGTCCCGGCCCGGCCGCGCTCCTGGAAGATGTAGTGGACGGTGCTGTCCATGTTGAGCATGCCCACCGTGGGGCCGTCGGTGTCCTCGAGCCGGTTCTCGACGACCCGGGCCACCTTCTCCCGGTCGGCGGCGCCGGCCTCGCCCTCGACGATCGAGGCCACGGTCAGGGTGCGCTCCCACTCGGACCGCGGCACGTTCGCGCTCTCCAGCTCGGCGACGGTCTTCTCGATCATCGCGTTGAGCTGCTGCACCGGGGTGGCGCCCTCGTCGAACTCGTAGGTCGCCGGGAAGAGCCAGCCCTCGATGTCGCCCTCGGCCTCCTCGGGCAGCTGCAGGTCCGAGGACCGCTCTGCGGCCTCGTACTGCTCGACGGTGCGCCCGTTCGCCTCGGCGAGGATGACGTAGATCTCGCTGCGCCACAGACCTTCGCGGATGGTGATGCCCTGGGCCACCCGGTTGGCCGGGTCGGCGAGCCACTGCAGGGCGTCCTCGGCGGCCATCTCCTCCTTCATCTGGTACGTCCCCGGCTGGATCGCCGAGGCCAGGTCTGGCTGCGCGGTGGCCGCGTTGGAGAAGGCGCCGACCGAGGCGACGACGTTCTGCTCGTGCAGGGTGGTGCCGATGTCGGCACCCGACTCGCCCTCGGCGACGACGACCTCGACCTGGCCGCTGCCCGGACCGTCGTAGTCCTCGGTGTCGCTGCCGCCGCCGGGGATCAGGTCACCGAGGCTGGAGAAGGAGACGACGACCGCGCCGACGACGAGGACCGCGGCGAGCACCATGGCCAGGACGGCGCAGCCGCCGCGGCGGCGGCGCACCCGCTCCCGCTCGTCGTCGTGGCGCTCGTCGTGACGGTCGTCGTCGCGGCGACGGCCCGCGGGGTCCTCTGCGGACGGCTCCTGGGCGAAGATGTCGTCCTCGAAGCTCATGCGCCTCCCTTGGTCCGCGGCTTGCGCGCCTTGCGCCGGCCGATCTGCTCACCGGGAGGAGCCCCGGCGCTGCGCTCGGTGTCGAGCGCGGCCTGCAGGATGAGCACAGCGGCCGCCTGGTCGACGACAGCCCGCTGACGCCGTCCGGCGACCCCGCTCTCCCGCAGACCTCTGTGAGCATCCACGGTCGAGAGGCGTTCGTCCACGAGGCGGACCGGCGTGTCAGGCATCCGTCCGGCGAGCTCGCGCGCCCAGGCCCTCACCTTGGCCGCCGCCGGACCTTCGCCACCGTCCAGCGACAGCGGCAGACCGACGACGACCTCCAGCGCACGGTGCTCCTGGGCGAGGACCGCGACCTCGTCGAGGTCGCCGCCGTGCTCGACGTCGCGGGCGACCGTGCGGACCGGGGTGGCGAGCACGCCGTCCGGGTCGCAGGAGGCCAGGCCGACCCGGACGTCGCCGACGTCCACGCCGAGCCGCACCCCGCGGCGCAGGCCGCTCAGGAGCCGCTCCCGGTCGCACCGGTCACGGTGGAGGCGAGCTCGCGCTCGACGGCGCTGAGGGCCGCCTGCACCTGACCGGCGTCGCTGCCGCCGCCCTGGGCCAGGTCGTCCTTGCCGCCACCACCGCCACCGAGGGTCTGGGCGGCCACCCGGACCAGCGACCCGGCCTTGACGCCACGGGCACGGGCGCTCTCGTTGGTGGCCACGACGATCACCGGCTTGCCGCCGCCGTCACCGGTCAGGGCGACGACCACCGGCCGCTCCTCGCCGAGCCGGCCGCGGGTGTCGAGCACCATCTGCCGGACGTCGCCGCCAGCGCCGCCGGCGACGTGCTGGCCGACGAAGGTCACCCCGGAGACATCCGTCGCCTGGTCGGTGAGGCTGCCCGCGGAGGCGGCCACCTGCTCGCGGCGCAGCTTCTCCAGCTCCCGCTCGGCGTCGCGCAGCCGGGCGACCATCTCGCCGACCTTCTCCGGCAGCTCCGGGGCGGGCGCCTTGACGATCGAGCTCAGCTCGGCGACCAGGGCCCGCTCGGTAGCGAGGTAGCCCAGGGCGTTCATGCCGACGTAGGCCTCCAGGCGGCGGACCCCGGAGCCCACCGAGGACTCGCCGGTGAGGGTGAGCGCGCCGATCTGGCTGGAGTGGCGCACGTGGGTGCCGCCGCACAGCTCGCGGGACCACGGGCCACCGATCTCGACGACCCGGACCTCCTCGCCGTAGGTCTCGCCGAAGAGCGCCAGCGCGCCCTGCTCCCGGGCCTCGGGCAGGCTCATCCACGCGGCCGAGACCGGCAGGTCGTCGCGCACCGCGAGGTTGGCCACATGCTCGATCTCGGCGCGGGCGTCCGCGGACAGGCCCTGGTTCCAGGCGAAGTCGAGGCGCAGGTAGCCGGGCTTGTTGTACGAGCCGGACTGCAGCGCGGACGGGCCGAGCACCTGGCGCAGCGCCGCGTGCACGACGTGCGTGCCGGAGTGGGCCTGGCAGGCGTCCACCCGCCACTGCGGGTCGACCTCGGCGCTGGCCTCGGCGCCGAGACGGATCGGCCCTTCGGCGACGTCGACGGTGTGCACGACCAGGCCCTTGACCGGGCGCTGGACGTCGCGCACGTCGAGGCGGCTGCCGTCGGCGACGATGACGCCGCTGTCGGCGATCTGACCGCCGGACTCGGCGTAGAAGCTGGTCCGATCGAGGACCAGCTGGCCGGACTGGCCGGGCTCGAGCTCCTCGACCAGCTCACCGTCGCGGACCAGGCCGACGACCCGGCCGCTGGTGCTCAGCTCGGTGTACGCGCGCCAGTCGGTCTCGCCGAGGGCGCGCAGCTCCTTCCACACCTCGGAGCCGACGTGACCGCCCTTCTTGGCCCTGGCGTCCGCCTTCGCCCGCTGCCGCTGCTCGTCCATGAGGCGGACGAAGCCCTCGCGGTCCACGCTCAGCCCCTGCTCGGCGGCCATCTCCAGGGTGAGGTCGATGGGGAAGCCGTAGGTGTCGTGCAGCGCGAAGGCCTGGTCCCCGGCGAGAGTGTCCCCGCCCTGGCTCTTGGTGCGCTCCACCGCGGAGTCGAGGATGGTCGTGCCCTGGGCCAGGGTGCGCCGGAAGGCCTCCTCCTCGGCGTAGGCGATCTGGGCGATCCGCTCGAAGCCGGTGCCGAGCTCGGGGTAGGACTGGCGCATCCGCTCGACGGAGACCGGCAGCAGGTGCGGCAGGGCGGGCTCGTCGTAGCCGAGCAGGCGCATCGCCCGCACGGCCCGGCGCAGCATCCGGCGCAGCACGTAGCCGCGCCCCTCGTTGCCGGGCGTGACACCGTCGCCGATGAGCATCAGCGAGGAGCGGACGTGGTCGGCGACGACCCGCAGGTGCACGTCGTCGGGGTCGGAGTCCTCGGCGGTGTGCCCGGAGGTCGCACCGTAGCTCTTGCCGGTCATCTCGGCGGCCTTCTCCAGGACCGGGTAGACCTCGTCGATCTCGTACATGTTGTCGACGCCCTGCAGGATCGAGGCCAGGCGCTCCAGGCCGAGACCGGTGTCGACGCTCTGCGCCGGCAGCGGCCCGGCCACGTCGAAGTCGTCCTTGGCCCGGACCGCGGCGAGGTCGAACTGCATGAAGACGAGGTTCCACACCTCCATGTAGCGGTCCTCGTCGACTTCGGGCCCGCCCTCGCGGCCGTACTCCGGCCCTCGGTCGTAGAAGATCTCGCTGCACGGTCCGCCCGGGCCCGGCACCCCCATGTGCCAGTAGTTGTCCTTCTCGCCGCGGCGCACGATCCGCTCGGCGGGGATGTCGGTCAGCTCGAGCCACAACCGCTCGGCCTCGTCGTCGTCGCGGTAGACGGTCGCCCACAGCCGCTCCGGATCGAGGCCGTAGCCGCCGTGGTCCTGGGAGGTGGTGAGCAGCTCCCAGGCGAAGCGGATGGCGTCGGCCTTGAAGTAGTCGCCGAAGGAGAAGTTGCCGCACATCTGGAAGAAGGTGCCGTGCCGCGAGGTCTTGCCGACCTCGTCGATGTCCCCGGTGCGCACGCACTTCTGGACGCTGGTGGCCCGGTCCCAGGGGGCGCTCTCCTGCCCGGTGAAGTAGGGCTTGAAGGGGACCATCCCGGCGTTGACGAAGAGCAGGGTGGGGTCGTCGTGGATCAGCGGGGCGGAGGGGACGACGGTGTGGCCCTTGGCCTCGAAGAACGTCAGCCAGCGGCGCCGGATCTCGGCAGTTTCCATGATTCGTGTCAGTCCTTGTCAGGGGGCGAGGCGGCGGGCGCCTCGTGCGGGTGCGGGGTCGGGCGGACGTCGGGGACGGACGGCGCTCAGGCGCCGACCGACCCCTCGATAGCTCGCGCGGCGGCTGCCGCACCGGGGTGCACGGTCATCGGGGGTCAGCGTACTCGGGAGGTCCGGGGTGCTCCCACCGTGCTGACGAGGACCGGCCAGGCCAGCCACGCCGATCAGGCGAGCCCTACCCGAGACCACACCGACCAGACCCACCCCCACCCCACCCCACCCCAGTCTCGCCACCTGGCCCCAGGCACCCGGCGGCGTCCGTGAAGCCCTCCCCTACCTCGGCTGCGGCCAGGTGAGGCGGCGCTGACCGATCGGCGAACCCCACACCGCGGTCGCGTCCGGCGCCAGCGCGTACTGCCACCGGTGCTGCTGCTTGAGCCGGTGGTGGCGACGGCACAGGGCGGCGAGGTTCTCGGCGGACGTCGGGCCGGCCGGCCAGGGCACGGCGTGGTCCAGGTCGCAGGACGCGGCGGGCCGGGTGCAGCCCCACATCCGGCAGGTGCCGTCCCGGTCCCGCACCGCGCGTCGCAGCGCGGGTCGCGGGACGTAGCCGGACTGGGCCAGGTCGGCGCCACCGCTCGACCCCGCGGCGGCGCTCTCCTCCACCTCGACGCGACCGGAGTCCCCGGGGCCACCGTGGCCTGCCCGCGAGCACAGCCACTCCAGCCCCTCTCTGGGCATCCACCCGCTGCCGGGGAGCTCCACCCCGATGACAGGCCCTACGGATGCCGGCCGGTGGGCCGATCCGCCCTGACCAGCGCCCTTCGATCCGCTGGCGACGATCGACGCCTCGCCCCCAGCCACGGGGGCGAGCGCGTCGACACACGCCGCCGGCTCTCGCGGCGGGTGACGCACCGCACCCCGAGCCACGGGGACAGGCACCTCACGTTCGGCCGGCGGAACGGGCGGGTCCGACATCACGCCAGCGGCCGGTGAGCCCACCTGTGTGACGCCGCTGATCGTGGCAGCCGCCTCGCCCCCAGCCACGGGGGCGAGCGCCGGAGCACCGACCGGCGCGGGAACCGTCGCTGCCTCCCCCACCGGTGCCACCGCCCCGACACGACCGGCGACCGCCGCCTCCTGGAACGCCACGCCGGCGACCTGGCTCCCGCACTCGCCAGTCCGGCCGCTCCCGGTCTCGTCCACCCGGCCGCTCCCGGTCTCGTCAGTCCGGCCGCTCCCGCCGTCGCCGGCCCGTGTCACCGCCCGGCTCGTCGAGACACCCGACGTAGCGTGGATCGGCGGCTCCACGTCGACGTCACCCCCTTCGCACCAGCTCGCCGGGACAGCCACCTGCACCTGGACCGAGACCTCGACCCCGCGCAGGACGAGGTCGGCGAACGCCTGCGCCCGCGCGGCGCCCACCCGGGTCCCGGGAGCACCCCGGACGATCTGACGGGCCTGCTCCTCGACAGCAGCGTGCACGGTCATCCCCACCTCGCTGGGCAGCACCGCGGTCACCGTGCTCGTGCCGAGCGGCCCGGGGTCGAGATGGACGTCGATCACCTCCCGACGGTTCCGCTGCGCACGAGCGGCCAGGGCCTCGGCGTCGACGCGCGCCAGCACGCGACGGCACGATCGCGCCAGCTCGCGGTGCTCGAGCACCTCCAGCCGCTGCTCCTCGGTGCCGCGCTTGCACGACGTCACGTGCTCCACCACCGCCGCGACTCCTTCCGGAGTCGCGTCCCGGGTCTCGGTGGCCACGAGCTGGATGCTGCGCTCGGGGACGGCTCCGCTCACCATCCGGGGAAGCAGCGAGCCCAGGTCGTCGCCGAGCCGGGCCGCCAACCGGCACCGCCGGTCGGCCACCGTCAGCGAGCAGCCCATGAGGAAGGCCGCGGTGTCCCCCACGAAGGGGTCGCACTCCCCTGCCGGCAGGCGCACCTCGCGCACCCCGTCCGGGCCGGCCCGCTCGCTGCGGCGTCCCAGCTCGCCCAGCAGCACCAGCTGGGCCGCGTCGGCCGCGCGCCGCACGCGCTCCACCTCCTGCAGGACGCCACCGAGCTCGCCGGTGGACACCGACGGCCCCACGAGCTCGGCCGTCGCTGCGGTCGCGCCGAGCCCCAACCTGGCCTGCTCCAGGAACGTCATCACATCATCGAACATGCGTACGACTCTAGGGGTGGGCGCCGACAACGGGCCTGCGGACGGACCGGGCGGTGGACGGCGGTGGCGGCGCGATCGGGCCTGTGGACACCGAGCACGACGTGCGCCTCGCGGAGCGTCCCCTCGCCCCACCAGCCGGGACCAGCCGACCACCAGGCAGCCATCTCGCCCCCACCCACGGGGACCAGCCGACCACCAGGCCCGCGCCTCGCCCCCACCCACGGGGACCCGCCGACCACCAGGCCCGCACCTCGCCCCCACCCACGGGGGCGAGGAGTCTCCCCGGGGCCATGTCCGCGCCTCAGCGCTCCCGCAACCGCCCCCGCAGCCACGCCCACCGCTCCTGCAGCCGCGCCTCGAAGCCCCGGTCGCTGGGCCGGTAGTAGCTGCGCTCGGCGAGCTCGGCGTCCAGGTCGTCGGGCAGGTACTGCTGGGCCGCCACCGCCTCCGGCTGGTCATGGGCGTAGACGTAGCCCTCGACCTTCGCCCCGCCGGAGGCGCCGGCCGCCCGGTCCGAGGCCTGGGTGTAGCCGCTGCCGCGCAGGTGCGGCGGCACCGCCTGGACCTTGCCTGCGCGCACGTCGGCGACCGCCTCGTTGATCCCGGTGTAGGCGGCGTTCGACTTCGGCGCCAGGGTGTTGTGCACCACGGCCTGGGCGAGCACGATCCGCGCCTCGGGCATCCCGATCTGGGCCACCGCGTGCATCGCCGCGACCGCGGTCTGCAGCGCGGTCGGGTCCCCGAGACCCACGTCCTCGCTGGCCGAGATGACCACCCGGCGGGCGATGAAGCGCGGGTCCTCCCCCGCCTCCAGCTGCCGGGCGAGGTAGTGCAGCGCCGCATCGACGTCCGAGCCACGCATCGACTTGATGAAGGCCGAGGCGACGTCGTAGTGCTGGTCGCCGGTCCGGTCGTAGCGCACCGCGGCCCGGGCCACCGCCTGCTCGACGTGGTCCAGGGTGATGTCCACCGCACCCTCGCCGCCTGCCGCCGACGGCACCTGCCCGGACTCGGCCACCCCGGCCGCGGCCTCCAGCGAGGTCAGCGCCCGCCGGGCATCGCCGCCGGCGATCGCCACGAGGTGCTCGCGGGCCTCCTGGCTGAGGGTGTAGCCGCCGTCCAGGCCGCGCTCGTCGGCCACGGCGCCGTCGATGACGCCGCCGACCTCCTCGCGGGTCAGCGACTCCAGCGTGACGAGGATCGAGCGGGAGAGCAGCGGCGCGATCACCGAGAAGGACGGGTTCTCGGTGGTCGCCGCGACGAGCACCACCTCCCGGTTCTCCACGCCGGGCAGCAGGGCGTCCTGCTGCGCCTTGGTGAAGCGGTGGATCTCGTCGAGGAAGAGCACCGTCTGCCGGCCGTACATCGACCGGCTGCGGGCAGCCTGCTCCATCACCGCGCGCACGTCCTTGACCCCCGCGGTCACCGCGGACAGCTCGACGAAGTCGCGGTCCGCGGCCGCCGCCACGAGGTGCGCCAGGGTCGTCTTGCCGGTGCCCGGCGGGCCCCAGATGATCGCCGACAGCGGCCCGGCGGCTCCGGTACGGCCCTCGATGAGCCGCCGCAGCGGCGACCCGGGGCGCAGCACGTCGGCCTGCCCGGCCACCTCCTCGACCGTCCGTGGCCGCATCCGGACCGCCAGCGGGGGCAGCGCCGCACCGCTCGAGGTCGGCCCGTCGGCTGCCGAAAAGAGGTCGTCGTCACTCACGAACGCAGGGTATCGACCGCCACCGACTGGCACGCTCGGCGAGGTGACCACCCGACCGCGCCACGCCGCCTCGATGCTCGAGGGCTGGGGGCGCACCGTGGGCCGGCACCCCTGGCGGGTGGCGCTGACCTGGTTGGTGCTGGTGGTCGCCGCCTTCGCCACGACCCTCGGGGCGGTCGGCAACCAGGGCCTCTTCGACCGGCTCACCAGCGGCGAGATCTCGGCCCCCGGCCAGGCGAAGGAGGCCGCCGACCTGGCGACGGCGGCCGGCGGCGAGGGGTCCGAGGAGACCGACACCCTGATCGTCACCGGCACCGACGCCACCGACCCCTTCGTCCGCCGCAACGTCGGGGAGGCGGTGCGCCGGATCTCCGAGACCGAGGGCGTCAGCACCGTCCTCAACCCGCTCGTCGTCGAGGGCGGGGTGACCAACCCCGAGGTCGCCGACCTGGTGCGGGAGGAGCCGGGCCAGCGGTACGGCTTCGTCACCGTGGTCACCTACGAGGAGGACCTGGACGAGGCGACGCTGCAGGAGGCGAAGCGGGACGTCAACGACCAGCTGAGCTACATCGTCAGCGGCTCCGGCGCGGTGGACAGCAGCCGGGGCAGCGTCGCCGACCTCGTCGACGCGATCGTCGTGCAGGTCGGCGACGACCTCAAGACCGGCGAAGGGATCGCCCTGCCGATCTCCTTCGTCGTCATGGTCGTCGTCTTCGGCGGCTTCCTCGCGGCCGGGCTGCCGATCGCCGGGGCGATCGCCTCGATCGCCGGGGCCTTCGCCAGCCTGCTCGGCTTCTCCTACCTGCTCGACCTCGACGCCACCGTGGTCAACATCGTCACCGTCCTCGGGCTGGGCCTGTGCATCGACTACGGGCTGCTCGTCGTGAGCCGCTTCCGCGAGGAGCTGCGCGGCCTGCTCGACGGGGCACCGGTGGGATCGATGGACCAGGCCATGGTCGTCCAGGCCACCGGGCGCACCCTGGACCGGGCCGGGCGGACGGTGATCTTCTCGGCGATCACCGTCACCATCGCCCTCGTCGGGCTGATGTTCCTGCCGATCACCTTCCTGCGGGCCACCGGGGCCGCCGGGATGTCGGTGGTGCTCATGGCCCTGCTCGTGGCGACCTCGCTCATCCCGGCGCTGTGCGCACTGTCGGCGCGACGGCTGCTCGCGCGCGGCACCGAGACCTCCCCGGACGACGGTGTCTTCTCCCGGCTGGCGGCCGGGGTGCAGCGGGCCCCGTGGCTGGTCATCGCCATGGTGGTGGCGCTGCTCGTGGCGCTGGCGCTGCCGGCGACCCGGCTGCTGCCCACGTCCTCGGGTGCCGAGATGCTGCCGGTGGGCACCCCGGAGCGCGAGCACGTCGAGACCCTCGAGGAGGACTACCCGCAGCTCGGCGCCCCGGACGTCACCTTCGTCAGCGACGCCCCCGCGGAGCAGGTGCGCTCCTGGGCCCGCGGCGAGGCCCGCGACCTGCCGGGGCTGAGCACCGACCCGACGGTCACCGAGCTCGGCGAGGTGGACGGCCGCACGGTCACCAGCGTCGAGCTGCGGACCGACGACGACGCCGACGGTCCGGCCAGCCGGGCGCTGGTGGAGGAGCTGACGCAGCGACCACCACCGGTCGAGGGCTCCGTCGGCGGCATCGCCTCCGGCCTCGCCGACGTCTCTGCGGTGATCGCCGAGCGCGCGCCGTGGGCGGTGCTCACGGTCATCCTGGCCACCTTCGTGCTGCTCTTCCTCATGACCGGGTCGTTGGTGGTGCCGGTCAAGGCGCTGGTGATGAACGTGGTCTCCCTCGGCGCCTCGCTGGGGGCGCTGGTGTGGATCTTCCAGGACGGGAACCTCGAGCTGCTGCTCGGCTTCACCTCCACCGGCGGCGTCGACGTCACCGTGCCGATGCTCGTCATCGCCTTCGGCTTCGGCCTGTCCATGGACTACGAGGTCTTCCTGCTCGCCCGGATCGTCGAGCTGCACGA
Proteins encoded:
- a CDS encoding shikimate dehydrogenase; the protein is MVRRQPGRGRQLLSDDRSDRQPGTQRAAVLGSPVAHSLSPALHRAAYDALGLDGWEYGRHEVDAVGLAPFVEDLDDSWRGLSLTMPLKEAAFEVADEVSETARRCRAINTLVPTPAGWVGDNTDVHGIVAALHAAGVGEPSTATVIGAGATARSALVALAQLGVRGEVVVAARDEEKGAALADEMTGLGLHLTVEHLPGWPHRPFPSGSVVISTLPAGGGNLAAAAPLPGPDAPVDAADQPLSEVTVLDVVYAGWPTPFASAALRAGATVVPGTAMLLHQAVRQVQLMTGRSVGPDVVAAMAAALPAL
- the mltG gene encoding endolytic transglycosylase MltG — its product is MSFEDDIFAQEPSAEDPAGRRRDDDRHDERHDDERERVRRRRGGCAVLAMVLAAVLVVGAVVVSFSSLGDLIPGGGSDTEDYDGPGSGQVEVVVAEGESGADIGTTLHEQNVVASVGAFSNAATAQPDLASAIQPGTYQMKEEMAAEDALQWLADPANRVAQGITIREGLWRSEIYVILAEANGRTVEQYEAAERSSDLQLPEEAEGDIEGWLFPATYEFDEGATPVQQLNAMIEKTVAELESANVPRSEWERTLTVASIVEGEAGAADREKVARVVENRLEDTDGPTVGMLNMDSTVHYIFQERGRAGTTDEMRASDDPYNTYQHTGLPPGPINNPGAAAIEAAASPAEGDWLFFVTVNPDTGETKFATTQAEHDQNVQEFTEWCDANRDEDGNC
- the aroC gene encoding chorismate synthase gives rise to the protein MLRWLTAGESHGQALVATLEGLPAGVEVSTSDVAGALARRRLGYGRGARMKFEQDQVTFLGGVRHGITLGSPVAVMIDNTEWPKWQTVMSADPVSDAAMAASDDVGAEKELARNRPLTRPRPGHADLVGMQKYGFDEARPVLERASARETAARVALGEIAARLLHQAYGISVLSHTVAIGEGEVADDAVLPGPGDVEALDANPVRTLDRAGSDAMVEQIDAAKKAGDTLGGVVEVLAYGLPPGLGSHVHWDRRLDARLAGALMGVQAIKGVEVGDGFATARRRGSAAHDEMDRGADGVIRRRSGRAGGTEGGMSTGDPLRVRAAMKPISTVPRALDTVDITSPDAATAIHQRSDVCAVPAAGVVAEAMVALVLAEACVEKFGGDSVAETARNCRGYLDSIPELMRTWES
- the alaS gene encoding alanine--tRNA ligase is translated as METAEIRRRWLTFFEAKGHTVVPSAPLIHDDPTLLFVNAGMVPFKPYFTGQESAPWDRATSVQKCVRTGDIDEVGKTSRHGTFFQMCGNFSFGDYFKADAIRFAWELLTTSQDHGGYGLDPERLWATVYRDDDEAERLWLELTDIPAERIVRRGEKDNYWHMGVPGPGGPCSEIFYDRGPEYGREGGPEVDEDRYMEVWNLVFMQFDLAAVRAKDDFDVAGPLPAQSVDTGLGLERLASILQGVDNMYEIDEVYPVLEKAAEMTGKSYGATSGHTAEDSDPDDVHLRVVADHVRSSLMLIGDGVTPGNEGRGYVLRRMLRRAVRAMRLLGYDEPALPHLLPVSVERMRQSYPELGTGFERIAQIAYAEEEAFRRTLAQGTTILDSAVERTKSQGGDTLAGDQAFALHDTYGFPIDLTLEMAAEQGLSVDREGFVRLMDEQRQRAKADARAKKGGHVGSEVWKELRALGETDWRAYTELSTSGRVVGLVRDGELVEELEPGQSGQLVLDRTSFYAESGGQIADSGVIVADGSRLDVRDVQRPVKGLVVHTVDVAEGPIRLGAEASAEVDPQWRVDACQAHSGTHVVHAALRQVLGPSALQSGSYNKPGYLRLDFAWNQGLSADARAEIEHVANLAVRDDLPVSAAWMSLPEAREQGALALFGETYGEEVRVVEIGGPWSRELCGGTHVRHSSQIGALTLTGESSVGSGVRRLEAYVGMNALGYLATERALVAELSSIVKAPAPELPEKVGEMVARLRDAERELEKLRREQVAASAGSLTDQATDVSGVTFVGQHVAGGAGGDVRQMVLDTRGRLGEERPVVVALTGDGGGKPVIVVATNESARARGVKAGSLVRVAAQTLGGGGGGKDDLAQGGGSDAGQVQAALSAVERELASTVTGATGSGS
- a CDS encoding HNH endonuclease gives rise to the protein MFDDVMTFLEQARLGLGATAATAELVGPSVSTGELGGVLQEVERVRRAADAAQLVLLGELGRRSERAGPDGVREVRLPAGECDPFVGDTAAFLMGCSLTVADRRCRLAARLGDDLGSLLPRMVSGAVPERSIQLVATETRDATPEGVAAVVEHVTSCKRGTEEQRLEVLEHRELARSCRRVLARVDAEALAARAQRNRREVIDVHLDPGPLGTSTVTAVLPSEVGMTVHAAVEEQARQIVRGAPGTRVGAARAQAFADLVLRGVEVSVQVQVAVPASWCEGGDVDVEPPIHATSGVSTSRAVTRAGDGGSGRTDETGSGRVDETGSGRTGECGSQVAGVAFQEAAVAGRVGAVAPVGEAATVPAPVGAPALAPVAGGEAAATISGVTQVGSPAAGVMSDPPVPPAEREVPVPVARGAVRHPPREPAACVDALAPVAGGEASIVASGSKGAGQGGSAHRPASVGPVIGVELPGSGWMPREGLEWLCSRAGHGGPGDSGRVEVEESAAAGSSGGADLAQSGYVPRPALRRAVRDRDGTCRMWGCTRPAASCDLDHAVPWPAGPTSAENLAALCRRHHRLKQQHRWQYALAPDATAVWGSPIGQRRLTWPQPR
- the ruvX gene encoding Holliday junction resolvase RuvX — protein: MDVGDVRVGLASCDPDGVLATPVRTVARDVEHGGDLDEVAVLAQEHRALEVVVGLPLSLDGGEGPAAAKVRAWARELAGRMPDTPVRLVDERLSTVDAHRGLRESGVAGRRQRAVVDQAAAVLILQAALDTERSAGAPPGEQIGRRKARKPRTKGGA